DNA sequence from the Kiloniellales bacterium genome:
TCGAGGTCTACTACGACTACACGCCGGTCTTCTTCGACGGCGTCATGCAGCCCAAGACCATCGGGCAGGTCGCTCTCCATCGCCCGCGCCTGGTGCCCCTCAACGATCTGAAGCCCTAGTCGGAGATAGACAGTATTTACAAATAGCTTACTAATAATATCGAGTTAAAAACCAGCTAGGGAAAATATGCGAAAAAACATAGATAGGGTTGTAGCGTTTACCAGATAAATATAATAGTCCTTAAACCTCTCTAGGTAGAATGCCTCCTGGTAATTCCTAGTCCTGGAGAGGTAATCGATGCGCTGGTCAACAGATCTGGCGGTTTGGAGGGGGCGACTGAAGGCGATATACCGCCGTTTGACGTTCTGCGAAAGCGGGGCGTCTTTCCCGCTCTTGGCCGTCCTGACCATCCCGATCGTGGGTATCATCGGCCTTACCATCGACTCCGGGCGCGGCTACCTGGTTAAGGCCCGGATGGGCGACGCCCTCGACGCCGCCATGCTGGCGGCCGCGCACGTCAAGGACGATGAAAAGATCGACGACGAGATCCGCAAGTACTTCGACGCCAACTTTCCGCCGGGCTACATGGGCGCCACCGTGACCCTGAGCACGGCCCAGGTCGACGACGTTGCCGGCACGATCGACGTCGGCGCGTCCGCGACCATGGGCACGACCTTCATGCGCATTTTCGGCAAGGATTCCGTGGAGGTCGGCACGGGCACCCAGGTCACCCGCGAGACCGTCAGCATGGACGTGGTGCTGTCCATGGACATGTCGGGCTCGATGAGCAATTCCGACGGCTCGGGCAGCACGCGCATCATCGCCGCGCGGACCGCTGCGCTGACCCTGGTCGACGTGCTCTACGGCAACAAGACGGCCTCGGACCTCCTGACCATCGGCCTCGTGCCCTGGAACGGCGCGGTCAACGTCTGGGAGGACGGCACGACGTTCAACAGCTCGCTGACCACGACCACCAGCGTGGGGATCTTCGAGAACCCCATCGAGGAGGAAAATCAAACCGTCATCTACAATGTGAACAACACGCCGGTTCCATTTCTGAACAGCCCTTTAAGCTCCTGGAACGGTTGCGTCTATGCCCGCTACAGGAACGCCCTCAACAACCCCGACGGCATCGCCGACCACCTGCTCGGGCCGCTCACCACGGCCGACGGCACCGCCTGGCCGGCGTGGGCCGCGATCTCCGGCCAGGTCTTCGGTGAGGAGGAGGGGGGAGAGTGCGAGGGTGCCTGTGTCTATAGCAATTGCCTCGACCACGGCATCACGCGCCTGACCGACCAGCGGACCGAGATCGAGGACGCGATCAACGCCCTGACCAACCCGGAAGGCGTGACCAACATCGCCCAGGGCCTGGCCTGGGCCTGGCGCGTGGTCTCGCCCGGCGAGCCCTTCGCCGACGCCGATCCTTTCCCCACGGGCCTCCACGAGCGCGCCATCGTCCTGCTTACCGACGGCGAGCAGTACGGCGGCACCCGGGACGGCTACAACAGGTTCTTCGGCAGCGGCACCAGCGCCGGCGCCGGCGGCATGAACGACCGCCTGCTGGCGGTCGC
Encoded proteins:
- a CDS encoding pilus assembly protein TadG-related protein, whose product is MRWSTDLAVWRGRLKAIYRRLTFCESGASFPLLAVLTIPIVGIIGLTIDSGRGYLVKARMGDALDAAMLAAAHVKDDEKIDDEIRKYFDANFPPGYMGATVTLSTAQVDDVAGTIDVGASATMGTTFMRIFGKDSVEVGTGTQVTRETVSMDVVLSMDMSGSMSNSDGSGSTRIIAARTAALTLVDVLYGNKTASDLLTIGLVPWNGAVNVWEDGTTFNSSLTTTTSVGIFENPIEEENQTVIYNVNNTPVPFLNSPLSSWNGCVYARYRNALNNPDGIADHLLGPLTTADGTAWPAWAAISGQVFGEEEGGECEGACVYSNCLDHGITRLTDQRTEIEDAINALTNPEGVTNIAQGLAWAWRVVSPGEPFADADPFPTGLHERAIVLLTDGEQYGGTRDGYNRFFGSGTSAGAGGMNDRLLAVAESVKNSGIKIYVIQFYFDDGPLQTLLRQVASKPKAPYYHFAPNGDALNAAFEEIADDLSALRISR